In Paramormyrops kingsleyae isolate MSU_618 chromosome 13, PKINGS_0.4, whole genome shotgun sequence, a single window of DNA contains:
- the pskh1 gene encoding serine/threonine-protein kinase H1 homolog, with translation MMGCGTSKVLPEPPTEVQLDLVKSVEPYTGHQRDVYKHFIRDDGSGSKAGTEKMGSPSPLAQAPPPPLPGGAADSADSRRSKVAKYRAKFDPRVTAKYDIKALIGRGSFSRVVRVEHKSTRQPYAIKMIETRYREGREVCESELSVLRRVRHTNIIQLMEVFETAERVYMVMELATGGELFDRIIAKGSFTERDATRVLQMVLDGVKYLHTLGITHRDLKPENLLYYHPGADSKIMITDFGLASTRKKGDECLMKTTCGTPEYIAPEILVRKPYTNAVDMWALGVISYILLSGTMPFEDENRTRLYRQILKGKYSFSGEPWPSVSNLAKDFIERVLTVDPGERMAAGQALKHPWIVSMAASSSMKNLHRSISQNLLKRASSRCQSTKSAQSTRSSRSNKSNKSRRVRERELRELNRRYQQQYNG, from the exons ATGATGGGCTGTGGGACGAGCAAGGTTCTTCCAGAGCCGCCCACAGAAGTTCAGCTGGACCTGGTGAAGAGCGTGGAGCCCTACACAGGGCACCAGAGAGACGTCTACAAGCACTTCATCCGGGACGACGGCAGTGGGAGCAAGGCGGGCACAGAGAAAATGGGCTCGCCCTCCCCGCTGGCACAAGCCCCCCCTCCGCCACTTCCAGGGGGCGCCGCAGACTCCGCGGACTCACGGCGCAGCAAGGTGGCCAAGTACCGGGCCAAATTCGACCCCCGGGTGACAGCTAAGTATGACATCAAGGCCCTGATCGGGCGTGGGAGCTTCAGCCGGGTGGTGCGCGTGGAGCACAAAAGCACGAGGCAACCGTACGCCATCAAGATGATAGAGACGCGGTACCGCGAGGGCCGCGAGGTGTGCGAGTCGGAGCTGAGCGTGCTGCGTCGCGTGCGCCACACCAACATCATTCAGCTGATGGAAGTGTTTGAGACGGCAGAGCGCGTCTACATGGTGATGGAGCTGGCGACCGGCGGGGAGCTCTTCGACCGCATAATCGCCAAGGGCTCCTTCACGGAACGCGACGCCACCCGTGTCCTGCAGATGGTGCTGGACGGTGTCAAGTATCTGCACACGCTGGGCATCACGCACCGCGACCTCAAGCCCGAGAATCTGCTGTATTATCACCCGGGTGCCGACTCCAAGATCATGATCACAGACTTCGGGCTGGCCAGCACCCGCAAGAAGGGTGATGAATGTCTGATGAAGACGACGTGTGGCACGCCAGAGTACATCGCCCCTGAGATCCTGGTGCGCAAGCCCTACACCAATGCTGTGGACATGTGGGCGCTGGGGGTCATCTCTTACATCCTGCTGAGTGGTACCATGCCCTTTGAGGATGAGAATCGGACCCGACTCTACCGGCAGATCCTGAAGGGGAAGTACAGCTTCTCAGGAGAG CCGTGGCCGAGCGTGTCCAACCTGGCGAAAGACTTCATCGAACGCGTGCTGACGGTGGACCCCGGCGAGCGCATGGCGGCCGGCCAGGCCCTCAAGCACCCCTGGATCGTCAGCATGGCCGCCTCTTCCTCCATGAAGAACCTGCACCGCTCCATCTCCCAGAATCTCCTCAAGAGGGCGTCCTCGCGCTGCCAGAGCACCAAGTCGGCCCAGTCCACGCGGTCCAGCCGCTCCAACAAATCCAACAAGTCTCGGCGTGTCCGGGAGCGTGAGCTGCGCGAGTTGAACCGCCGCTATCAGCAGCAGTACAATGGCTGA